One stretch of Desulforamulus hydrothermalis Lam5 = DSM 18033 DNA includes these proteins:
- a CDS encoding IreB family regulatory phosphoprotein — protein sequence MANDFSQETVMFKVQAEEINQAREILLAVYAALKEKGYNPINQLVGYLLSGDPAYITSHGNARSLIRRLERDELLEELVKNYLERI from the coding sequence ATGGCTAATGATTTTTCACAAGAAACAGTAATGTTTAAAGTCCAGGCGGAAGAAATTAACCAGGCCCGAGAAATTTTGCTGGCTGTTTATGCTGCCTTGAAGGAAAAGGGTTATAATCCGATCAACCAGCTGGTGGGGTACCTCTTGTCCGGTGATCCGGCCTACATCACAAGTCATGGGAATGCCCGCAGTTTGATTCGCCGTTTAGAGAGGGATGAATTGCTGGAAGAACTTGTAAAGAATTACCTGGAAAGAATCTAA